atcattaataaaataaaagtttttctTTCTCTAATATCATTAAATATCAGCGAAAagctacattttaatttttgtatttttaaatttaaattttaaaattttatttgattaataaataattttttctttgattaataaataattttttatttaaaatttaaaattttatttgattaataactattgattgtattaataaaatttcatcaaataaagagGGATATTATTCCAAATAGAGAGACGATTATGTCTAATAGATTCTCTAACCAAAATATAAGTAACTAGAGTAGTATTATGACTTTTGCCAAATAAGGAGAATTACCTATTATGTGCTGTCaaattagtatttttaaaattgctaGTTGATGCCAATTCGCCATAAATTCCAGTGGAGCAGAATTGCAGGAATCACGCAGCCACAGACTTGTCGGTCTCTAGTTCTGACGAACAGGTTCTATGAGGAAATCACCCGAACCAAACTtgatattttctttcttcaacATCAGCCGCAAGTCATAGAAAACCTCTGCATGACCCAGTTTCCCACATAGATAGCAAAAAATACACAGTACCATCATCTTGAAAAAATTTCTTCCGCTGTTTCAAAGGGtgtcgaatgttcaaacaaatttTAACTCTCATAGGGCCCAACGACATAGTTGAAGCATTTTTCATACCATACTTTTGTATCTCATTTTAAACAAGTAGGAATCGATTGTATAACCAAGAACCCCAattccctatattttcaaaatcaacattattaaaaaaccgAAACAAATATCTTTTTACCTCTAATTCCATAATGGATACCCCTCTAAAGGATACCATAAATCTGGCAAAaaggtctgcatattctgaaaattgattggattataTGTGAGAAACATTCTCACTATATAAAAATCATAAGTGACTATCGGAATATTTATAgagctcttaatagggacaacaatatctttttcttcatcgatagtcaattgatgcAGATCGTCTTTTATgggaaggagaaaaaaaaagttaggtTTAAGAAAGAGGAAAAGGTAAGAGTATCGAGTCACAGAAGGACCACAGAGAGAAACTTGCATCGAAAATATATCAAATCAAATCTAAATATCAATTATATTGAACCTCATCatagtttataatttatttcaaactAAAATCCATGATATACCTCTATTTAATGTGtagtataaatataaaatttgttaattttaaaaataatttaataaggaGTTGAAATGGTTACTTCTTATTATAGTAAAATTCTGTTCTTGTGAACCATTACTCGAGTACAGCTATCAACTGCTAAAACAGTTAAAATACTAACAGCAATATTTGCAACTAAAGATTGAAGATTTCTGCATGTGGCTGTGGGCAGCTGCTTGATATCTCAACTTTAAGCAAGGCCACATCAAATACTCCATATCCGTCAACCTGCACTCCAATAATATCATATTAATCTTTCTTTGTCATATacttaaattatattaactaaTACAACTCAACAAATTCCTAACCATAGGTGGTTCTTCTTCACGAGGAACAATAACTCTTCTTATCCCACCTGGTCGCATGCCTCGAATGCCTTCCTCAAATCCTgcattttatcattttctttttatttcatgAATTCAATGCTAATTacctaaaaataataaataagaatTCAATATGGatgaaaattcaaaattcaacctCGACCAAATCGATGCCAGCAGACGTGAACTTCTTCGGGAGATCTGTCTAACGCATTGGTTTGAACTCGTTTATGATGTTCATCATACAGATCATAGTGGAAAGTCACCTGTAGAAGATTGACAAATTTGCAGAATACTAATCAAAAGCTTCCGCTTTAAGACAACACGTAAATCTAAAGACAAATTGGAATCAAtcgctgtaaaaaaaaaaattgaaagaagaAAGTGGTGAAATGACCTTGAGGTTATTAGCGATTAAAGGCTGGCCTCTGCCAAGGACAATATCCTTGTATCTTATCAGCTTTAATTCGTGATGACTTTTGTAGTCAAGAACCTCCACCAGCTTCCCTTTAATTATACACGATGGTTAAACTAATAACAAGCTGTTGATTGaatgaaaatatttcaaaatcaaaagaaaattcCAACCTTCATCATCGAATGGGAATTTAACAATTGCAGACGATAAAATTGGTGGTGAGATAGAGAAGTCTGCATGCAAGCTTTTTTCTAGCGAAGGCACAAATGCTTGGCATGAAGCAAGAGATATAGCATCTGCAGACCACCTGATATCATAatcaataattattatatactgTTCGATGTCCGACGGTTGcgtgtaataattttttaaaat
This genomic interval from Manihot esculenta cultivar AM560-2 chromosome 12, M.esculenta_v8, whole genome shotgun sequence contains the following:
- the LOC110628548 gene encoding uncharacterized protein LOC110628548 isoform X2, which gives rise to MPSPISATISFKRTTAGNLILFVTMLMMFSTSLAGIKRRFEHAPKTSADKRPKREPQPQEIRCYEAESICMDSNISQEDHYRWSADAISLASCQAFVPSLEKSLHADFSISPPILSSAIVKFPFDDEGKLVEVLDYKSHHELKLIRYKDIVLGRGQPLIANNLKVTFHYDLYDEHHKRVQTNALDRSPEEVHVCWHRFGRGFEEGIRGMRPGGIRRVIVPREEEPPMVDGYGVFDVALLKVEISSSCPQPHAEIFNL
- the LOC110628548 gene encoding uncharacterized protein LOC110628548 isoform X3, with protein sequence MPSPISATISFKRTTAGNLILFVTMLMMFSTSLAGIKRRFEHAPKTSADKRPKREPQPQEIRCYEAESICMDSNISQEDHYRWSADAISLASCQAFVPSLEKSLHADFSISPPILSSAIVKFPFDDEGKLVEVLDYKSHHELKLIRYKDIVLGRGQPLIANNLKVTFHYDLYDEHHKRVQTNALDRSPEEVHVCWHRFGRGFEEGIRGMRPGGIRRVIVPREEEPPMVEGYGVFDVALLKVEISYSCPQPHAEIFNR